In the Methylomonas rhizoryzae genome, one interval contains:
- a CDS encoding electron transfer flavoprotein subunit alpha/FixB family protein — protein MSNNILVIAEQHGGVLNPATAKTVACARQIEHQTLDLAVFAADAAPAEHAAKLEGVGKVIWLADAGYAHPTAVGLEGRILALAQGYTHILAPATSFGRDVLPRVAAKLDVPQISEIVAVESARIFKRPIYAGNALITVQAPPGIVVGTVRANAFKPVTESGAACIEKHETAPDQPEHTRFVSLVGGSGDRPDLQAAARVLAGGRGVGTQAGFADIFKLADAMGAAVGASRAAVDAGFVPNDLQIGQTSKIIAPDLYIAFGISGAFQHLAGIKDAGVIVAVNTDPNAPIFEVADIGLVADLFEVIPQLEQALSNRAG, from the coding sequence ATGAGCAATAACATTTTGGTGATCGCCGAGCAGCACGGCGGCGTTTTAAATCCGGCTACGGCTAAAACCGTCGCTTGCGCCCGGCAAATCGAGCACCAAACTCTGGATCTTGCGGTGTTCGCGGCCGATGCCGCGCCCGCCGAACACGCGGCCAAGCTGGAAGGGGTCGGCAAGGTGATCTGGCTGGCGGATGCCGGTTACGCTCATCCGACAGCGGTGGGCTTGGAAGGGCGGATTCTGGCGTTGGCGCAGGGATATACGCATATTTTGGCGCCGGCCACGAGTTTCGGCAGGGATGTGTTGCCACGGGTTGCCGCCAAGCTTGACGTGCCGCAAATCAGCGAGATAGTCGCGGTGGAAAGTGCGCGGATATTCAAGCGGCCGATTTATGCCGGAAACGCGTTGATAACCGTGCAAGCGCCGCCGGGCATCGTGGTCGGTACGGTGCGCGCCAATGCCTTCAAGCCGGTCACTGAAAGCGGTGCCGCCTGCATCGAAAAGCACGAAACGGCACCGGACCAGCCCGAGCATACCCGTTTCGTGTCTCTGGTGGGCGGTAGCGGCGACCGGCCGGATTTACAAGCGGCGGCCCGGGTATTGGCTGGCGGCCGTGGGGTCGGCACTCAAGCAGGCTTTGCCGACATTTTCAAGCTGGCCGATGCGATGGGGGCAGCGGTTGGCGCATCCCGCGCTGCGGTGGATGCCGGTTTCGTCCCCAACGACCTGCAAATCGGCCAAACCAGCAAAATCATCGCGCCGGATTTATACATTGCGTTCGGCATTTCCGGCGCATTTCAGCATTTGGCCGGGATCAAGGACGCCGGCGTGATCGTGGCGGTCAATACCGATCCGAACGCGCCGATTTTCGAGGTGGCGGACATCGGTCTGGTTGCCGATTTGTTCGAGGTGATTCCGCAGCTCGAACAAGCCTTGTCTAATCGAGCAGGCTAG
- a CDS encoding electron transfer flavoprotein subunit beta/FixA family protein — protein sequence MKILVGIKRVIDYNVQVHVKADGSGVETDGVKMSSNPFDEIAVEQAIRLKEAGVAHEIVVVSIGEAEAQEQLRSALAMGADRALLVHTAQAVQPLLAAKILAAVVKREHADLVLLGKQAIDDDACQTPQMLAALLDWPQATFASSIQVGDGRAEVIREVDAGLETLSVALPAVLSTDLRLNEPRFIKIPQIMKAKSKPLQIVEFAELGIADTPSLRVLKTEAPAGRQAGIKVESVAELVGALKERGLL from the coding sequence ATGAAAATACTGGTAGGCATTAAACGGGTGATCGACTACAACGTGCAGGTGCATGTGAAAGCGGACGGCTCGGGGGTCGAAACCGACGGGGTCAAAATGAGCAGCAATCCGTTCGACGAGATTGCGGTCGAACAGGCGATTCGCTTAAAAGAAGCCGGTGTGGCGCACGAGATCGTAGTGGTGTCCATAGGCGAAGCCGAAGCGCAGGAGCAATTGCGCTCGGCCTTGGCGATGGGGGCGGACCGGGCGTTGTTGGTACACACCGCTCAGGCGGTGCAACCCTTGTTGGCCGCCAAAATCCTGGCTGCCGTCGTCAAGCGGGAGCATGCGGATTTGGTCTTGCTCGGCAAGCAGGCGATAGACGACGACGCCTGTCAAACCCCGCAGATGCTGGCGGCACTTCTGGACTGGCCGCAAGCCACCTTCGCCTCGAGCATTCAGGTCGGCGACGGTCGAGCCGAGGTGATTCGGGAAGTCGACGCCGGTCTGGAAACCTTGTCGGTTGCCTTGCCGGCCGTCCTATCCACCGACCTGCGTCTGAACGAACCGCGGTTTATCAAAATCCCGCAAATCATGAAAGCCAAGTCCAAGCCGCTACAGATCGTGGAATTCGCCGAGTTAGGGATTGCGGATACGCCGAGTTTGAGGGTTTTGAAAACCGAAGCGCCGGCGGGGCGGCAGGCCGGAATCAAAGTGGAATCGGTCGCGGAATTGGTGGGTGCGCTGAAAGAACGGGGGTTGCTATGA
- a CDS encoding acyl-CoA dehydrogenase family protein produces the protein MDFSLSEQQKNLSDSIVKFAQQALNDDVIARDREHQFPRDCWQQCADMGIQGLPADEAYGGSNLDALSVAVALEALGYGCRDAGLVFSLSAHILACVVPLSEHGSDEQKQRYLPGLCDGSLIGMHAITEPGAGSDAFAMRTTAVADGDGWRLNGSKTFISNGPVGDVAIVFAMTNPQKGFHGGTTAFLLEKGMPGFSAPGTFEKLGLRTSPISELVFENVYLPASAVLGSVGGGASVFATAMDWERVLLVAGHVGAMQRLLETSIAYARKRSQSGQAIGKFQAISHKIADMKVNLEAARLLTYQAAWRLQQGKNVSMDSAITKLFVSESLVKTAMDSVQIHGGYGFMVDYEVERALRDAIGSTIYSGTSEIQRNIIARWLGL, from the coding sequence ATGGACTTCAGTTTGTCCGAGCAACAAAAAAACTTAAGCGACAGCATCGTCAAATTCGCCCAACAAGCGCTGAACGACGACGTGATTGCGCGCGACCGCGAGCACCAGTTCCCGCGCGATTGTTGGCAGCAATGCGCCGATATGGGCATCCAGGGCCTACCCGCCGACGAAGCCTATGGCGGCAGCAATCTGGACGCCTTATCGGTGGCCGTCGCCTTGGAAGCCTTGGGCTACGGCTGCCGCGACGCCGGTTTGGTATTCTCCCTCAGCGCCCACATTCTGGCCTGCGTGGTTCCCTTATCCGAACACGGCAGCGACGAACAAAAACAGCGCTACTTACCCGGCTTGTGCGACGGCAGCTTGATAGGCATGCACGCCATCACCGAACCCGGCGCCGGCTCGGACGCGTTCGCCATGCGCACCACGGCGGTGGCCGACGGCGACGGCTGGCGCCTCAACGGCAGCAAGACCTTTATTTCCAACGGCCCGGTCGGCGACGTCGCCATCGTGTTCGCCATGACCAATCCGCAAAAAGGCTTTCACGGCGGCACCACGGCCTTCTTGCTGGAAAAGGGCATGCCGGGTTTTTCGGCACCCGGCACCTTCGAGAAACTGGGCCTGCGCACCTCGCCGATCAGCGAATTGGTGTTCGAAAACGTCTACCTGCCCGCCTCGGCAGTGTTAGGTTCGGTGGGCGGCGGTGCCAGCGTATTCGCCACGGCGATGGACTGGGAAAGGGTATTGCTGGTCGCCGGCCACGTCGGCGCCATGCAACGCTTGCTGGAAACCTCTATCGCCTACGCCAGAAAGCGCAGCCAATCCGGGCAAGCGATAGGCAAATTTCAGGCGATTTCGCACAAAATCGCCGACATGAAAGTCAATCTGGAAGCCGCCCGGCTGCTGACCTACCAAGCCGCCTGGCGTCTGCAGCAAGGTAAAAACGTGTCGATGGACTCGGCGATCACCAAGCTGTTCGTCAGCGAATCGCTAGTCAAAACCGCCATGGACAGCGTACAAATCCATGGCGGCTACGGCTTCATGGTGGATTACGAAGTGGAACGCGCGTTGCGCGACGCAATCGGTAGCACCATTTACTCCGGCACCTCGGAAATCCAACGCAACATCATCGCCCGCTGGCTGGGTTTGTAG
- a CDS encoding copper resistance protein NlpE — MPKLTTTIKNAVYAALLGSLGLAYGNAWAESDMQLQEKALKAREMQRHEGMDHSKHAVPAEAADETGGFRGVFYGYLPCNEAGCSGIKQTLSLKPRSNYLLVTQYAKDSSMREYYDKGKYDWNDSTRILTLTSNKNGDKRLYTIQNEGELVQLDSNGKAMPGDQDDYTLSRSDKSKTRQVHIH, encoded by the coding sequence ATGCCAAAACTGACTACAACAATAAAAAACGCCGTCTATGCGGCTCTATTGGGGAGCTTGGGTTTAGCCTACGGCAACGCCTGGGCGGAATCGGACATGCAACTGCAGGAAAAAGCCTTGAAAGCGCGGGAAATGCAGCGCCACGAAGGCATGGACCATTCCAAACACGCCGTACCGGCGGAAGCCGCGGACGAAACCGGCGGTTTCCGCGGGGTGTTTTACGGCTATTTGCCTTGTAACGAAGCGGGCTGCTCCGGCATCAAGCAAACCCTGTCGCTCAAACCCAGAAGCAATTATTTGCTGGTGACCCAATACGCCAAGGACTCGTCCATGCGCGAATATTACGACAAAGGCAAATACGACTGGAACGACAGCACCCGCATCCTGACCTTGACCTCGAACAAAAACGGCGACAAGCGGTTGTATACCATTCAGAACGAAGGCGAGTTGGTGCAATTGGACAGCAACGGCAAAGCGATGCCCGGCGATCAGGACGATTACACCTTAAGCCGCAGCGACAAATCCAAAACTCGCCAAGTGCATATTCATTAA
- a CDS encoding ABC transporter ATP-binding protein translates to MADSLLKVENLTVAFGQSQVVDDVSFHINLSETFALVGESGSGKSMAALAVLRLLPNAAAMRAAGIRLGDAELTGIPEIEFCRLRGRRIGLIFQDPMSSLNPVMTVGEQIAEVLQLHFELSRAQIAQRVLALLEQVEIPEPERRIHEYPHQLSGGQRQRVMIAIALAGEPDLLIADEPTTALDVTIQAQILTLLKNLQQQTGMALWLISHDLALVSNVADRIAVMQHGKIVETAATAEFFRQAQHPYSLKLLAALPRLESCIGRPAKPATPLLKVEDFKVYYPIRKGVFKRTVGHVKAVDGVDFELHVGTTLALVGESGCGKTSMGKGLLNLIPAHAGRVSFDGRELTLLSGENLRKQRAEMQIVFQDPFAAMNPRMLVGDIVAEGITSLRPEIDRDEKRRRVAQLLQQVDLPADAALRYPHEFSGGQRQRICIARALAVEPKLIICDEPTSALDVSVQAQIIELLKKLQRERGLSYLLITHSFGVVAEMADQVAVMYRGKIVEYGPVEQVLNRPEHVYTRTLLAAVPRLLSA, encoded by the coding sequence GTGGCTGATTCCTTGCTCAAGGTCGAGAACTTGACCGTCGCCTTCGGTCAATCCCAAGTCGTCGATGACGTCAGTTTTCATATCAACCTCAGCGAAACCTTTGCATTGGTTGGCGAATCCGGTTCCGGCAAGTCGATGGCGGCGTTGGCGGTATTGAGGTTGTTGCCGAATGCGGCGGCCATGCGGGCTGCCGGCATTCGGTTAGGAGACGCGGAATTGACCGGTATTCCGGAAATCGAGTTCTGCCGGCTGCGCGGTCGCCGCATCGGCTTGATTTTCCAAGATCCGATGTCGTCGTTGAATCCGGTGATGACGGTAGGCGAACAAATCGCTGAAGTGCTGCAATTGCATTTTGAACTTAGCCGGGCGCAAATCGCGCAACGGGTGCTGGCCTTGCTCGAACAAGTCGAAATTCCCGAGCCGGAACGGCGTATCCACGAATATCCGCACCAACTGTCCGGCGGCCAGCGCCAGCGGGTGATGATTGCGATTGCGCTGGCCGGCGAGCCGGATTTGTTGATCGCCGACGAGCCGACCACCGCCTTGGACGTGACCATACAGGCGCAGATTCTGACGCTATTGAAGAACCTGCAGCAACAGACCGGCATGGCCTTATGGTTGATCAGTCACGACCTCGCCCTGGTGTCCAACGTTGCAGATCGCATTGCCGTAATGCAGCACGGCAAAATCGTCGAGACCGCCGCGACCGCCGAGTTTTTTCGGCAGGCGCAACACCCTTACAGTTTGAAACTGCTGGCGGCCTTGCCCCGGTTGGAAAGCTGTATCGGCAGACCGGCCAAACCGGCTACACCGCTACTGAAGGTCGAGGATTTCAAAGTGTATTACCCGATCCGCAAAGGGGTGTTCAAACGCACGGTCGGCCACGTCAAAGCGGTCGATGGGGTGGATTTCGAATTGCACGTCGGTACCACGCTGGCCTTGGTCGGCGAATCCGGCTGTGGTAAAACCAGCATGGGCAAGGGCTTGCTGAACTTGATTCCGGCGCATGCCGGCCGGGTGTCGTTCGACGGCAGGGAGTTGACGCTGTTGAGCGGAGAAAATTTGCGCAAGCAGCGAGCCGAAATGCAGATCGTGTTTCAGGACCCATTTGCGGCGATGAACCCGCGTATGCTGGTCGGCGACATCGTCGCCGAAGGCATTACCTCGCTACGCCCGGAAATCGACCGGGACGAAAAACGCCGGCGGGTGGCCCAATTGCTGCAACAAGTGGATTTGCCCGCAGACGCTGCGTTGCGTTATCCGCACGAATTTTCCGGCGGGCAACGCCAGCGCATCTGCATCGCCCGAGCCCTGGCGGTGGAGCCCAAGTTGATCATCTGCGACGAGCCGACCAGCGCGTTGGACGTGTCGGTGCAGGCGCAAATCATTGAATTATTGAAGAAGCTGCAGCGCGAACGCGGCTTGAGCTATTTGCTGATTACCCATAGTTTCGGCGTGGTCGCGGAAATGGCCGATCAAGTGGCGGTGATGTATCGCGGTAAAATCGTCGAATACGGTCCGGTCGAACAAGTGCTGAATCGGCCGGAACACGTTTATACTCGAACCTTGTTGGCAGCGGTGCCACGCTTGTTGTCCGCTTGA
- a CDS encoding ABC transporter permease codes for MQVLWTDALVYLLVAAAAALAVYVARQQHMQRPLRKIAASPVAAASLTLLLCFALIGLADSLHFKDADSRGNEILSLLDLACNDMRAHAEKTYSAPFATHLYAKENIAMPDGSTRWDYPRLQHGGAHLQDPQHEWAGDVVAKTVGGLSKGGGLMLMVMLLSWGDRQARGRAFCAAASAQAVWATLFIVVTVSYALFSLSQYYHVLGTDKVGEDVFYQTLKSIRTGLVIGSLTTLVMLPLAIVFGIMAGFFKGWVDDVIQFIYTTLNSVPGVLLIAASILMVQVYMANHPENFNNLLVRADMRLLFLCLILGVTSWTGLCRLLRAETLKLREMEYVQAAQALGVKPAMILFRHILPNVMHIVLIAVVLDFSSLVLAEAVLSYINIGVDPTTHSWGNMINRARLEMAREPVVWWSLAAAFAFMFALVLAANLFADAVRDAFDPRRVERG; via the coding sequence ATGCAAGTGTTATGGACGGACGCGCTGGTTTATCTGCTGGTCGCGGCTGCCGCGGCTTTGGCGGTTTATGTGGCGCGCCAGCAGCACATGCAAAGGCCGTTGCGCAAAATTGCCGCTAGCCCGGTCGCGGCGGCTTCGTTAACCCTGTTGCTATGCTTCGCGCTGATCGGTCTGGCCGATTCGCTGCATTTCAAAGACGCGGATAGCCGCGGTAACGAAATCCTTAGTTTGCTGGATTTAGCCTGTAACGACATGCGCGCGCACGCCGAGAAAACCTATTCGGCGCCGTTTGCGACTCATTTGTATGCCAAGGAAAACATTGCGATGCCGGACGGCAGCACCCGCTGGGATTATCCGCGCCTGCAACACGGCGGCGCGCATTTGCAAGATCCGCAGCACGAATGGGCCGGCGATGTAGTGGCTAAAACCGTCGGCGGCTTGAGCAAGGGCGGCGGCTTGATGTTGATGGTCATGCTGTTGTCTTGGGGCGATAGGCAGGCTAGAGGCAGGGCATTTTGCGCTGCTGCCAGCGCCCAGGCGGTTTGGGCGACGTTGTTCATCGTCGTCACTGTCAGTTATGCCTTGTTTTCGCTATCGCAGTACTACCACGTGCTCGGTACCGATAAAGTCGGCGAAGATGTGTTCTATCAAACCTTGAAAAGCATACGCACCGGTCTGGTGATCGGTTCCTTGACGACGCTGGTGATGCTGCCCTTGGCCATCGTGTTCGGCATCATGGCCGGGTTTTTCAAGGGCTGGGTCGACGACGTGATTCAGTTCATCTATACCACCTTGAACTCCGTTCCGGGCGTTTTGCTGATCGCTGCGTCCATCTTGATGGTGCAAGTATATATGGCCAATCATCCGGAAAACTTCAACAACTTGTTGGTGCGCGCCGACATGCGATTGCTGTTTTTGTGTTTGATATTGGGGGTGACCAGTTGGACCGGCCTGTGCCGTTTGCTGCGCGCGGAAACCCTGAAATTGCGCGAGATGGAATATGTGCAGGCCGCCCAAGCCCTGGGCGTCAAACCGGCCATGATTCTGTTTCGCCACATCCTACCCAACGTGATGCACATCGTCTTGATCGCCGTGGTGCTGGATTTCAGTTCGCTAGTGCTGGCCGAAGCCGTGTTGTCCTACATCAACATCGGCGTCGATCCCACCACCCACAGCTGGGGCAATATGATCAATCGGGCCCGGCTGGAAATGGCCAGAGAGCCCGTAGTCTGGTGGTCGCTGGCCGCCGCTTTTGCCTTCATGTTCGCCCTGGTGTTGGCGGCGAATCTATTTGCCGACGCGGTCAGGGACGCGTTCGATCCGCGGAGGGTTGAGCGTGGCTGA
- a CDS encoding electron transfer flavoprotein-ubiquinone oxidoreductase, with product MERESVAFDVAIVGAGPAGLAAAIKIKQLAGERGLDVSVCVLEKGSEVGAHILSGALLEIKALEALFPAWRDLQAPVGVKVADEELCFLAGQQHAVTVPDFAVPKPLRNHGHYVVSLANLCRWLGKQAEGLGVDIFAGFPADSLLYREDGGIAGVLTGDMGLDKQGRQKPGFQAGIEVRAKYTLFAEGCHGHLGKQLAERYCLREGADPQHYGIGIKEVWKIDAAKHRPGNVLHTFGWPLDGSSEGGGFLYHLDGQQVALGFIVALNYTNPHLNPYQEMQRWKLHPKIKPLLEGGTRVAYGARALNKGGWQSLPRMSFPGGLLLGCDAGLLNPAKLRGIHNALRSGMLAAETVCEALLAGDGAELDNFEQKFRASPMYAELYQARNVAPALSKWGPLLGGAFFWLDQNLLAGRLPFTLRKPRADHAVLKAATACPPIDYPCPDGKISFDLLASVALSNTHHEADQPCHLQLRDAAVPLAVNWPQYAEPAQRYCPAKVYEVISDAQGRRSFVVNAQNCLHCKTCDIKDPAQNIDWRPPEGGGGPNYTNM from the coding sequence ATGGAACGCGAATCCGTAGCATTCGATGTGGCCATCGTCGGCGCCGGGCCGGCAGGTTTGGCCGCTGCCATTAAAATCAAGCAATTGGCAGGCGAGCGCGGCCTGGATGTCAGCGTTTGTGTGTTGGAAAAAGGCTCCGAAGTAGGGGCGCACATCTTATCCGGCGCTTTATTGGAAATCAAAGCTTTAGAGGCGTTGTTTCCCGCTTGGCGGGATTTGCAGGCCCCGGTCGGGGTAAAAGTTGCCGACGAGGAGCTGTGTTTTCTGGCCGGCCAACAGCACGCCGTGACAGTGCCGGATTTCGCAGTTCCCAAGCCTTTACGTAACCACGGCCATTACGTGGTTAGTTTGGCCAATCTGTGCCGCTGGCTGGGCAAGCAGGCGGAAGGCTTGGGCGTCGATATTTTCGCCGGGTTTCCGGCCGACAGCCTGTTGTACCGCGAAGACGGCGGCATAGCCGGCGTACTGACCGGCGATATGGGGCTGGATAAACAGGGCCGACAAAAGCCCGGTTTCCAGGCCGGCATCGAAGTCAGGGCCAAGTACACTTTGTTTGCCGAGGGTTGTCACGGCCATTTGGGCAAGCAACTGGCGGAACGTTATTGCCTGCGCGAGGGCGCCGATCCGCAGCATTACGGCATAGGCATCAAAGAAGTGTGGAAGATAGACGCCGCCAAGCACCGGCCGGGAAACGTGTTGCATACCTTCGGCTGGCCGTTGGACGGTTCCAGCGAAGGCGGCGGATTCTTGTATCACTTGGACGGACAACAAGTGGCCTTGGGCTTCATCGTCGCCCTGAATTACACCAATCCGCACTTGAATCCCTATCAGGAAATGCAGCGCTGGAAACTGCATCCCAAGATCAAACCCTTGCTGGAAGGTGGCACCCGTGTGGCGTACGGGGCGCGGGCGCTAAACAAAGGCGGCTGGCAGTCGTTGCCGCGCATGAGTTTTCCGGGCGGTTTGTTACTGGGCTGCGATGCCGGCTTGTTGAATCCGGCCAAATTGCGCGGCATCCACAATGCATTGCGTTCCGGCATGCTGGCGGCGGAAACGGTGTGCGAAGCGTTGTTGGCCGGCGACGGCGCCGAGCTTGACAACTTCGAGCAAAAATTTCGCGCATCGCCGATGTATGCGGAGCTCTATCAGGCTCGCAACGTGGCGCCGGCGCTGAGCAAATGGGGCCCTTTGCTGGGCGGAGCGTTTTTTTGGCTGGACCAAAATCTACTAGCCGGGCGATTGCCGTTTACCTTGCGCAAGCCGCGGGCCGATCATGCGGTGTTGAAAGCGGCCACCGCTTGTCCGCCGATCGATTACCCGTGTCCGGACGGCAAGATCAGCTTCGATTTGTTGGCTTCGGTGGCCTTGTCCAACACCCATCACGAGGCCGACCAGCCTTGTCACTTGCAGCTCCGCGACGCCGCAGTGCCGCTGGCGGTCAATTGGCCGCAATACGCAGAGCCGGCTCAGCGCTATTGTCCGGCTAAGGTGTACGAGGTGATAAGCGATGCGCAGGGCCGCCGCAGTTTCGTCGTCAATGCGCAAAATTGTCTGCACTGCAAAACCTGCGACATTAAAGATCCGGCGCAAAACATAGACTGGCGACCGCCCGAAGGTGGGGGCGGCCCCAATTACACCAATATGTAG
- a CDS encoding glutamate-5-semialdehyde dehydrogenase, producing MQQLGRQARQAGRQISKAESGQKNLALLKIAEAIVDGSEAIAAENRKDLEAGRQNGLDAASLDRLELTPTRIQAMVEGLHQVAALPDPVGEITHLSYRPSGIQVGQMRVPLGVIGIIYESRPNVTIDAAALCLKSGNACILRGGSEAIHSNRAIAAAISLGLAEAGLPQQAVQVVETTDRSAVGELITLKDYVDVIVPRGGKSLIERISAEATIPVIKHLDGICHVYIDGKADLDKAVAIAVNAKTQRYGVCNAMETLLVAESIAAGVLPVLAQRYAEKGVELRGCLKTCSLLPGAVRATEDDWHTEYLAPILSIKIVAGIDEAIAHINQYSSAHTESIVTEDYTLARRFLREVDSSSVMVNASTRFADGFEYGLGAEIGISTDKLHARGPVGLHGLTSLKYIVLGDGHIRT from the coding sequence ATGCAGCAACTGGGCAGGCAGGCGCGGCAGGCCGGCCGGCAAATCAGCAAGGCGGAAAGCGGACAAAAAAACCTGGCCCTGTTGAAAATTGCCGAAGCCATTGTCGACGGCAGCGAGGCCATAGCCGCGGAAAACCGCAAAGATTTGGAAGCCGGCCGGCAAAACGGCTTGGACGCTGCCTCGCTGGATCGTTTGGAACTGACGCCAACCCGCATTCAAGCCATGGTGGAAGGCTTGCATCAAGTCGCCGCATTGCCGGATCCGGTCGGCGAAATCACCCATCTAAGTTATCGGCCCAGCGGCATTCAGGTAGGGCAAATGCGCGTGCCCTTAGGCGTGATCGGCATCATTTACGAGTCTCGACCCAACGTCACCATAGACGCCGCCGCCTTGTGTCTGAAATCCGGCAACGCCTGCATTTTGCGCGGCGGTTCCGAAGCCATCCATTCCAACCGGGCCATCGCCGCAGCCATCAGCCTGGGTTTGGCGGAAGCCGGCCTGCCGCAGCAGGCCGTGCAAGTGGTGGAAACTACCGACCGGTCGGCCGTCGGCGAACTGATCACGCTCAAAGACTATGTCGACGTCATCGTACCGCGCGGCGGCAAAAGCCTGATCGAAAGGATCAGCGCCGAGGCCACGATTCCGGTGATCAAACATTTGGACGGCATCTGCCACGTGTATATCGACGGCAAGGCCGATTTGGACAAAGCCGTGGCCATCGCCGTCAACGCCAAAACCCAACGCTACGGGGTCTGCAATGCGATGGAAACCTTGTTGGTCGCCGAAAGCATCGCCGCCGGCGTGCTGCCGGTTCTGGCGCAACGCTACGCCGAAAAAGGAGTGGAACTGCGCGGCTGCCTGAAAACCTGTTCGTTGCTGCCCGGAGCGGTCCGCGCCACAGAAGACGATTGGCATACCGAATATCTGGCACCGATTTTGTCGATCAAGATCGTCGCCGGCATAGACGAGGCCATCGCCCACATCAACCAATACAGCTCGGCCCATACCGAGAGCATAGTCACCGAAGACTACACGCTGGCCCGCCGTTTTTTGCGCGAAGTGGACTCCAGCTCGGTAATGGTCAATGCCTCGACCCGCTTTGCCGACGGCTTCGAATACGGTTTGGGTGCGGAAATCGGCATCAGTACCGATAAACTGCACGCCCGTGGCCCGGTGGGCTTGCACGGCCTGACCTCGTTGAAATACATCGTATTGGGCGACGGCCACATTCGCACTTGA
- a CDS encoding ABC transporter permease, with the protein MISYIVRRFLYALPLLMAVNVLTFILFFVVNSPDDMARMQLGQKHVTEQAIQNWKHQHGYDLPLLWNGAAQGGERLTGTIFYQKSVNLFLFDFGISDSGRNIGADIRQRMWPSLALAVPSLLVGLLVNISLALLLVLFRNSYLELGGSVLLVMLMSVSSLFYIIGGQYFIGKLLKLVPISGYDTGLAALKFLILPVLISVAAGIGSGVRWYRTLFLEEVEKDYVRTARAKGLSETQVLFKHVLKNAMIPILTGVVVVLPLLFMGSLIMESFFSIPGLGSYTIDAINRQDFAIVRSMVFLGSVLYIVGLLLTDISYTLVDPRVRLN; encoded by the coding sequence ATGATTTCCTACATCGTCCGCCGGTTTCTATACGCCTTGCCGCTGCTGATGGCTGTCAACGTATTGACTTTCATATTGTTTTTCGTGGTTAACAGCCCGGACGACATGGCCCGCATGCAGTTGGGGCAAAAGCACGTCACCGAACAAGCCATACAAAATTGGAAGCATCAGCACGGCTACGATTTGCCGCTGCTATGGAACGGCGCCGCGCAAGGCGGCGAGCGGCTGACCGGAACCATTTTCTATCAAAAGTCGGTCAACTTGTTTTTGTTCGATTTCGGTATTTCCGATAGCGGCCGCAACATCGGCGCGGATATTCGCCAACGCATGTGGCCCAGCTTGGCTCTGGCGGTGCCGTCGTTGCTGGTCGGCTTGCTGGTGAATATCAGCCTGGCCTTGTTGCTGGTGTTGTTTCGCAACAGTTATCTGGAATTGGGCGGTAGTGTGCTGCTGGTGATGCTGATGTCGGTGTCGTCCTTGTTTTACATCATCGGCGGCCAATATTTCATCGGCAAACTGCTGAAATTGGTGCCGATTTCCGGGTACGACACCGGCTTGGCGGCGCTTAAGTTTTTGATTTTGCCGGTGCTCATCAGTGTGGCGGCAGGCATCGGGTCCGGCGTGCGCTGGTACCGTACCTTATTCCTGGAAGAAGTGGAGAAGGACTATGTGCGTACCGCACGCGCCAAGGGCTTGAGCGAAACCCAAGTGTTGTTCAAGCACGTATTGAAAAACGCGATGATTCCTATCTTGACCGGCGTGGTCGTGGTGCTGCCGCTGTTGTTCATGGGCAGTTTAATCATGGAGTCGTTCTTCAGCATTCCCGGACTTGGGAGTTACACGATAGATGCGATAAACCGCCAGGATTTCGCCATTGTTCGGTCCATGGTGTTTTTGGGGTCGGTGCTATACATTGTCGGTTTATTGCTCACCGACATTTCCTATACCTTGGTGGATCCGCGCGTGAGGTTGAATTGA